In the genome of Impatiens glandulifera chromosome 6, dImpGla2.1, whole genome shotgun sequence, the window GACCCCCATCACCTCGTTCTCCAACTTTTCACCAGCCTCATCCAACTCCGCCACCTTGTCGGCCACCGTGCTGAACTCCTCGAGAGCTTCTTGATGCTCGCTCATGCTTTCCTCAAGccgggtcacccgcgcttccatggCAGCATTCCTCTCAACGGACTTGTCCCTCTTGGACCTCTTGTCCTTCTGTTCGCCGGTCGAAACCTTCGTGACTTTGGAACTTGAATCCATCTCTTCTTTCAAATGCGGAAGCACAAACGTGGGTGCGATAACaacctggctctgataccacttgtcacgggcaGAAACTCGGTCACCGAATATTCTCTCGTCCCGCGCGGCACTAGGCTAGATTGCCACAATCCTAGCTAGTCAGCCtcttaaaatatacaaaaagatggaacaatttgagagagaaagagcttggagaatatcttgtttattgctTACAAGAGTGAGGTATTACAAGTGTTGAGTTGTTTGAACAATGGTTGATTCCTATGACctagacttgtttatatacatgtgggaagatcattctagatcttCCTTGTCCTAGACATTTCTAGACTCTTCTTTTATTAAACTAATCCTAAGAATTCCTAGAGgtttctagagaattctactagCACCTATACATGAGAACTCCTAGAGACTTCTAGAGAGTTCTCCACCTTACATACAAAAAGGAACTTCCTAGAGATTTCTAGAAAGTTCCATGACCCTATTTATAaaagaggaactcctagagaattctagagagttccataacATCATTCACAAAAGGGGAACTTCTagagaaatctagagagttccatgactgACCAAAATCCaggaactcctagaggattCTAGATAGTTCCATACGTGACCACAACAATCCAGAATATTCTAGAAAATGCACCTTGTGGGCTTGCCATGTGCACCCCAtaccaatgggccgtgacaCTATGAAGCATATCTCGCAAATAGTATAATCTAGCTCTTTTTTTAAGCTGATTATCATACTTAAAAAAgttatcatttttcaaaaaaacactcAAACCAAGCTTAACTATGCTTGTATTTCAAACCTATAAGATAAAGAATGCAAACTAATTTATACCCAATTGAAAATACCATGATTTGTTGTTCTTGCTGCCGCCATTAATACACACAAAAGAAAGATTAAGAGTTCAAAACACAACAAAAAACAAAGGAGAAACGCGAATTACTTGATTGAATGCGACAATTCTCTTCTCATTTGAATGTCGAAAGCCTAGGAAGCTTATCTCGCAAATAGTATAACCTAGCTCTTCTCACCTTCCTATGACTCACAACTTTAATCTCCTTTATATTTGGTGAATACCTGTTGATCGAAAAACACAATTTTCTTCATCAATAACAGTCCACTTTATTCATTCtctacaaatcaaacaaaatcgaAAAACACTTACAAAGGGAAGACAATCTCAACACCAATCCCCGCAATAATCCTGCGTATACGAATTGTAGTGTGTATACCAGCATTCTGCCTCGACATCACGATTCCTTTGTATATAGATAATCTACGTCTGTTCTCAGGAACTTCCTACTCAATTCGAAATCAATCAAGATGAAGTTGTCACACATAATACATAAGAATTGTCAGCAGATATAgcaaattcaaatcaaatttaccAGTTTAATCTCTACAACATCTCCTGTTCTAATATCAGGAATAGGTCTAGCACTCTCTGATGCTTCAACCGCTTTCTTATTCAGAATCTACCGAATCAAAttcaaatccaaatccaaatcgcAAATCATTTTTCTAAACATATAAACCCTAGGTAATCAAAATGAAGTCAAATTTACCCCCATTATATCCCCAAGCTTGACTCGTTGCTTTCTTGGCGGTTTCTCCTCGGAAACAACTTCCGTAACTACAGCTTCCACTTCTATATCAGCTTCAGCAGAAGAAGACCTAATCGAGAAGGACTTTCTCTCTGATTTCGCGACGAGAGAACATACGCTTGATTTCATATTCGCGGTGAGTGAAATCCGAGAACTACGCGATACGACGGATGAGAAGGCTAGTGAATTGAAGCTGACTGGAGATTGAGCGGAGGACTTTGGGAACATGAACATCGTCTGCGATATGAAAGCAAATTCAGAATCGTTAAGGATATGAATACATTGAGATGTAAAGGTAAAACAGTTCTAGAGAGAATGAACTTGCCTGAGCGAGAATACTGGACGC includes:
- the LOC124942274 gene encoding 50S ribosomal protein L19, chloroplastic-like codes for the protein MASSILAQTMFMFPKSSAQSPVSFNSLAFSSVVSRSSRISLTANMKSSVCSLVAKSERKSFSIRSSSAEADIEVEAVVTEVVSEEKPPRKQRVKLGDIMGILNKKAVEASESARPIPDIRTGDVVEIKLEVPENRRRLSIYKGIVMSRQNAGIHTTIRIRRIIAGIGVEIVFPLYSPNIKEIKVVSHRKVRRARLYYLRDKLPRLSTFK